The genomic interval CCTGCTCGAGAACGATCGCCACAACCGGCCCCAACCGGCCGCGGTCGCGATGTTCTCCCCGTTGCTCGACCTCACCCTCGGACTGGCGGCCGAACAGGAACGCCGCCGGCCGGATCCGCTCGTCACCGCTGTCGCGGCGAGCAAACTGCCGTTGCAATACACCCGGGGCCAGTCCGCCGACCATCCGCGGCTGCGACTCAGCATCCCGAAAGGCACTGTGCTGCCGCCGATTCTGGTGCAAGCCGGTGGCACCGAGATGCTCTCCGCCGATGCCCGCGCACTGCACGCCATGGTGCGCGCGGCGGGCGGGAGCTGCGTGCTCGAGATCTGGCCGGGTCAGGTGCACGTCTTCCAGGCGCTGCCCGTGCTGGTCCCGGAGGCCGACCGGGCACTGGCCCGGGCCGCCGACTTCCTGTGCGCGGCACAGGTTTCCACCGTCGAGAAGGTGAGCTGAGATGTTCGGATTGGAAAAGCTGATACCGGTGGCGGTGCGGCCACGCCGCTCCTATGGTGCGCGAGCCGTGGTCACGGGCGCGGGCAGCGGTATCGGCCGCGCCTTCGCCCTGGAGATCGCCGCCCGGGGCGGCCAGGTCATCTGCGCCGATATCGACGAGGCCCGCGCCGACGACACGGTCGCGCTCATCGAACGCGAGCATCCCGGGACCGCGCATGCCTTCCGCTGCGATGTCGCCCAGCGCGAGGACGTGCAGAACCTGGCCCGTTTCGCCGCTTCGATCTTCGACGGCCCGGCCTCGCTGGTGATCAACAACGCCGGCGTCGGAATCGGCGGAAAACACGTGGGCGACATCGGTTTCGAGGATTGGAACTGGGCCCTCGGCATCAACCTGTGGGGTGTGGTGCACGGCTGTGAGGTGTTCACCCCGCAGCTGCGGGCATCCCGGGAACGGCCGCGCGGCATCATCAATGTCGCCTCGGCGGCCGGTTTCGCCGCGGCGCCGTCGATGGCGGCCTACAACACGGCCAAGGCCGCGGTGATGTCGCTGTCGGAGACCATGGCCGCCGAACTGAACAAGACCGGCGTCGGTGTGACGGTGCTGTGCCCGACCTTCGTCAAGACCAATGTCGCCCGCGACGGCCGGATCACCGGCGAGGCCACCCGCCTCGCCGAAACCCTCATGCGCATCACCGGTTTCACGCCCGATCAGGTCGCGAAAACCACCCTGGACGCGCACGACCGCGGCCAGCTGTACGTGCTGCCGCAGTGGGACGCGCACGTCGTCTGGCGGCTCAAGCGCTACTTCCCCGCGCAGTACACGCTGGTCCTCGGGCTACTGGAACGCCTGCTGCCGCAGGACACTTCGCCTTCCCCCGACCAGATCACGGTCACCGACAAGACAGGAGTCTGACATGGCTATCGCTATGGACTTCGACGATATGCTCCGCAAGATCAAGGACCGGCAGTGGGCGCTGGCCGACATCGACTGGGATGCCCCTGGCGCGGAGACGATTTCGCCGGAACTGCACGCCAAACTCAAGCCGTTCATGGCTGATCTGATGTGGATCGAGAACGTGGGCGCCCGTGGCTTCGCCGCGATGGCCAAGAAGGCCCCGACCGAAACGCTGCGCGAGATCTACCGCTACTTCCACGCCGAGGAGCAGAAGCACGCCAACGCCGAG from Nocardia goodfellowii carries:
- a CDS encoding SDR family NAD(P)-dependent oxidoreductase codes for the protein MFGLEKLIPVAVRPRRSYGARAVVTGAGSGIGRAFALEIAARGGQVICADIDEARADDTVALIEREHPGTAHAFRCDVAQREDVQNLARFAASIFDGPASLVINNAGVGIGGKHVGDIGFEDWNWALGINLWGVVHGCEVFTPQLRASRERPRGIINVASAAGFAAAPSMAAYNTAKAAVMSLSETMAAELNKTGVGVTVLCPTFVKTNVARDGRITGEATRLAETLMRITGFTPDQVAKTTLDAHDRGQLYVLPQWDAHVVWRLKRYFPAQYTLVLGLLERLLPQDTSPSPDQITVTDKTGV